In Felis catus isolate Fca126 chromosome E1, F.catus_Fca126_mat1.0, whole genome shotgun sequence, the following proteins share a genomic window:
- the PSMB6 gene encoding proteasome subunit beta type-6, which produces MAATLVSAGGAGSVPAWGPEAIAPDWESREVSTGTTIMAVQFEGGVVLGADSRTTTGSYIANRVTDKLTPIHDRIFCCRSGSAADTQAVADAVTYQLGFHSIELNEPPLVHTAASLFKEMCYRYREDLMAGIIIAGWDPQEGGQVYSVPMGGMMVRQSFAIGGSGSSYIYGYVDATYREGMTKEECLQFTANALALAMERDGSSGGVIRLAAIEESGVERRVLLGDQIPKFTIATLPPP; this is translated from the exons ATGGCGGCCACCTTAGTATCCGCTGGAGGAGCGGGGTCTGTCCCAGCCTGGGGTCCCGAGGCTATTGCCCCCGACTGGGAAAGCCGGGAAGTCTCCACAGGG ACCACTATCATGGCCGTGCAGTTTGAAGGGGGCGTGGTTCTTGGAGCCGACTCCAGAACTACCACTGG GTCCTACATTGCCAATCGAGTGACTGACAAGCTGACCCCTATTCATGACCGTATCTTCTGCTGCCGCTCAGGCTCAGCAGCAGATACCCAGGCAGTAGCTGATGCTGTCACGTATCAGCTCGGTTTCCACAG CATTGAGCTAAATGAGCCTCCGCTGGTGCACACAGCCGCCAGCCTCTTTAAGGAGATGTGTTACCGATACCGGGAAGACTTGATGGCGGGAATCATCATTGCGGGCTGGGACCCCCAAGAAGGAGGGCAG GTGTACTCGGTGCCCATGGGGGGCATGATGGTAAGACAGTCCTTTGCCATTGGGGGCTCCGGGAGCTCCTATATCTATGGCTATGTCGACGCTACCTACCGGGAAGGCATGACCAAGGAAGAGTGTCTACAATTCACGGCCAATG CCCTCGCTTTGGCCATGGAACGGGACGGCTCCAGCGGAGGTGTGATCCGCCTGGCGGCCATCGAGGAGTCAGGGGTGGAGCGGCGGGTACTTTTGGGGGACCAGATTCCCAAATTCACCATCGCCACGTTACCGCCTCCCTGA
- the TM4SF5 gene encoding transmembrane 4 L6 family member 5 isoform X2 translates to MCTGKCARCVGLTLIPLSLLCILANALLLVPGGKTTWTDGHLSLQVWLMAGFIGGGLMVLCPGIAAVRAGGKGCCGAGCCGNRCRMLRSVFSSAFGTLGAIYCLSVSGVGLRTGPKCLINGQWDYHFKDVPGSYLRNRTLWDACEEPPRVVYWNVTLFSLLVFASCLELVLCGVQLVNASLGVFCGDCRKKEGAPR, encoded by the exons ATGTGCACTGGGAAGTGTGCGCGCTGCGTGGGCCTCACCCTCATCCCCCTGTCCCTGCTCTGCATCCTGGCCAACGCCCTCCTGCTGGTGCCAGGCGGCAAGACCACCTGGACCGACGGCCACCTCAGCCTGCAAGTGTGGCTCATGGCCGGCTTCATCGGCGGGGGCCTGATG GTGCTGTGTCCCGGCATCGCCGCCGTCCGCGCAGGGGGCAAGGGCTGCTGCGGCGCGGGCTGCTGTGGAAATCGTTGCAGG ATGCTGCGCTCCGTCTTCTCCTCGGCCTTCGGGACGCTGGGCGCCATCTACTGCCTCTCGGTGTCGGGAGTCGGGCTCCGAACCGGACCCAAATGCTTAATAAACGGCCAGTGGGACTACCACTTCAAAGACGTCCC AGGCTCCTACTTGCGCAACCGCACGCTGTGGGACGCGTGCGAGGAACCGCCCCGCGTGGTGTACTGGAACGTGACGCTCTTCTCGCTGCTGGTGTTCGCGTCGTGCCTGGAGCTGGTACTGTGCGGGGTGCAGCTGGTGAACGCCAGCCTCGGCGTCTTCTGCGGCGACTGCAGGAAGAAGGAG GGCGCCCCTCGCTGA
- the TM4SF5 gene encoding transmembrane 4 L6 family member 5 isoform X3, which yields MCTGKCARCVGLTLIPLSLLCILANALLLVPGGKTTWTDGHLSLQVWLMAGFIGGGLMVLCPGIAAVRAGGKGCCGAGCCGNRCRMLRSVFSSAFGTLGAIYCLSVSGVGLRTGPKCLINGQWDYHFKDVPGSYLRNRTLWDACEEPPRVVYWNVTLFSLLVFASCLELGAPR from the exons ATGTGCACTGGGAAGTGTGCGCGCTGCGTGGGCCTCACCCTCATCCCCCTGTCCCTGCTCTGCATCCTGGCCAACGCCCTCCTGCTGGTGCCAGGCGGCAAGACCACCTGGACCGACGGCCACCTCAGCCTGCAAGTGTGGCTCATGGCCGGCTTCATCGGCGGGGGCCTGATG GTGCTGTGTCCCGGCATCGCCGCCGTCCGCGCAGGGGGCAAGGGCTGCTGCGGCGCGGGCTGCTGTGGAAATCGTTGCAGG ATGCTGCGCTCCGTCTTCTCCTCGGCCTTCGGGACGCTGGGCGCCATCTACTGCCTCTCGGTGTCGGGAGTCGGGCTCCGAACCGGACCCAAATGCTTAATAAACGGCCAGTGGGACTACCACTTCAAAGACGTCCC AGGCTCCTACTTGCGCAACCGCACGCTGTGGGACGCGTGCGAGGAACCGCCCCGCGTGGTGTACTGGAACGTGACGCTCTTCTCGCTGCTGGTGTTCGCGTCGTGCCTGGAGCTG GGCGCCCCTCGCTGA
- the GLTPD2 gene encoding glycolipid transfer protein domain-containing protein 2 isoform X2 has product MGVALLTQVSRRYFRHAIPLAVLSLLLLYLCARSFRVVSGCRSWAQSCNPEGPPPVQVRRQSGPLEAPKWKEPPCEGPQGVLGRVMEPFRASLNPEGDLALSQYLAGWRALVRFLTPLGSIFAFATDEASAKVTALEARVHGPEAVHYSSLAAMAAWERRAGLLERPGVAPRDPARSSGSRTLLLLHRALRWSQLCLHRVAAATPGGPDAGVQCGDAYRTALAPHHPWLVRQAARLAFLAFPGRGRWLGLACPGAGETEARAALARAAATLEAVYNRTQGLLAERGLLGLA; this is encoded by the exons ATGGGGGTCGCGCTGCTAACACAGGTGTCTCGGCGCTACTTCCGCCACGCGATTCCTCTTGCTGTCCTCTCGCTGCTGCTGCTTTATCTCTGTGCTCGGAGCTTTC GCGTCGTTTCAGGGTGCAGGTCCTGGGCACAGTCCTGCAATCCCGAAGGACCGCCGCCTGTCCAG GTCCGGCGGCAATCGGGCCCCCTGGAGGCCCCCAAGTGGAAAGAGCCTCCGTGTGAGGGCCCCCAGGGGGTGCTGGGCCGCGTGATGGAGCCGTTTCGCGCCAGTCTGAACCCCGAAGGCGACTTGGCATTGTCGCAGTACCTGGCCGGATGGAGGGCGCTGGTCAG GTTCCTAACTCCCCTCGGTTCCATCTTCGCCTTCGCCACGGACGAGGCCTCCGCCAAGGTGACAGCCCTAGAGGCTCGGGTGCACGGCCCGGAGGCGGTGCACTACTCGTCGCTGGCGGCCATGGCGGCGTGGGAGCGGCGGGCGGGACTGCTGGAGCGGCCCGGGGTCGCCCCCCGAGACCCGGCCAGGTCCTCGGGCTCACGGACCCTGCTCTTGCTGCACCGAGCGCTGCgctggtcccagctctgcctccaccGGGTGGCGGCCGCGACGCCCGGAGGCCCGGACGCCGGCGTGCAGTGCGGCGACGCGTACCGCACGGCCCTGGCCCCGCACCACCCCTGGCTCGTGCGCCAGGCCGCCCGCCTCGCCTTCCTCGCCTTCCCGGGTCGCGGCCGCTGGCTCGGGCTGGCGTGTCCGGGGGCCGGGGAGACGGAGGCGCGGGCCGCGCTGGCGCGGGCGGCGGCCACCCTGGAGGCCGTCTACAACCGCACCCAGGGCCTGCTGGCCGAGCGCGGGCTGCTCGGGCTGGCCTGA
- the ZMYND15 gene encoding zinc finger MYND domain-containing protein 15, with the protein MEFVSGYRDEFLDFAALLFGWFRKFATERGAVGASLEGRWRQLETQIRRLPQDPALWVLHVLPNRNVGISLGQGAEPGPGSGLGAAQFLGDEPPLHLRDLSPYVSFVSLEEGEEAEEEEEEEENGEEEGAGLEKVDPDKNGAPAPTSRDSPQEANPPGRPEEPEQQAGGGGGGQDCCREDKAEDEAVPERRKGRRSEAAPLHLSCLLLVTDEHGTILGIDLLMDGAQGSAGKGSGPENLAPRAYALLCHSMACPMGSGDPRKPRQLTVGDAQLHRELESLVPRLGVKLAKTPMRTWGPRPGFTFASLRARTCHVCHRHSFEVKLTPCPQCSAVLYCGESCLRADWRRCPDDVSHRFWCPRLAAFMERAGELATLPFTYATEVTSETFNKEAFLASRGLTRGYWTQLSMLIPGPGTPRHPRGSTPSLSLLLSGDPYQLLQGDGPALMPPVPPDPPRSLFGSWQDYYRWRGLGLDSPMAVLLTYPLTVYYVITHLVPQSFPELNIQNKQSLKIHVVEAGKEFDLVMVFWELLVLLPHVALELQFVGDGLPPESDQQHFTLQRDGPEVSVRPGSGVSGRLSSGTKEKGGRRDLQIKVSARPYHLLQGPKPDLVIGFNSGFGLKDTWLSSLPRLQSLRVPAFFTESSEYGCVMDDQTMAVATGGGTSPPRPNPFRSPFRLRAADNCMPWYCNAFIFHLVYKPPQGGGARPAPGPAPQAPPPAAPPAPARRRRGEKKPGRGARRRR; encoded by the exons ATGGAGTTTGTATCTGGATACCGGGATGAATTCCTTGATTTCGCTGCCCTCCTGTTTGGCTGGTTCCGAAAGTTCGCCACGGAGCGCGGGGCTGTGGGGGCCAGCCTTGAGGGCCGCTGGCGCCAGCTGGAGACGCAGATCAGAAGGCTGCCCCAGGACCCCGCCCTTTGGGTGCTGCATGTTCTGCCCAACCGTAATGTGGGCATCAGCCTGGGGCAAGGAGCAGAGCCAGGCCCTGGATCGGGCCTGGGGGCTGCCCAGTTCCTGGGAGATGAGCCCCCACTCCACCTGCGAGACCTAAGCCCCTATGTCAGTTTTGTCagcctggaggaaggggaggaagcagaggaggaggaggaggaggaagagaatggagaggaggagggtgcAGGCTTGGAGAAGGTAGATCCAGACAAAAATGGGGCCCCTGCCCCTACCAGCAGGGACTCCCCCCAGGAAGCAAACCCTCCAGGGAGGCCAGAGGAGCCGGAGCAACaggcaggaggtggaggaggtggccAGGATTGCTGCCGAGAAGACAAGGCAGAGGACGAAGCAGTCcctgagaggaggaaggggcgGAGAAGTG AGGCTGCCCCCCTGCACCTTTCCTGCCTCTTGCTGGTAACAGACGAACATGGCACCATCTTGGGCATTGACCTACTAATGGATGGAGCCCAGGGCAGTGCAGGCAAGGGCTCAGGGCCAGAGAACCTGGCCCCTCGGGCCTATGCTCTCCTCTGCCACAGCATGGCCTGCCCCATGGGTTCCGGAGACCCTCGAAAGCCCCGACAGCTGACTGTGGGAGATGCCCAGCTGCATCG AGAGCTGGAGAGTCTGGTCCCGAGGCTGGGAGTGAAGCTAGCCAAGACGCCGATGCGCACATGGGGTCCCCGGCCAGGCTTCACGTTTGCCTCCCTTCGGGCTCGAACCTGCCACGTCTGTCACAGACATAGCTTTGAAGTGAAGCTGACACCTTG cccccagtgcaGCGCGGTCTTGTACTGCGGAGAGTCTTGTCTCCGGGCCGACTGGCGGCGATGTCCGGATGACGTGAGCCACCGGTTTTGGTGCCCGAGGCTCGCGGCCTTCATGGAACGTGCCGGAGAACTGGCAACGCTGCCTTTTACCTACGCCACAG AGGTGACCAGTGAAACCTTCAACAAGGAGGCCTTCCTGGCCTCACGGGGCCTCACTCGTGGCTACTGGACCCAGCTCAGCATGCTGATTCCAGGCCCTGGCacgcccaggcacccccggggCAGCACGCCATCCCTCAGCCTTCTTCTCAGTG gaGATCCCTACCAGCTTCTCCAGGGGGATGGGCCTGCCCTGATGCCTCCTGTGCCCCCAGATCCGCCCAGGAGCCTCTTTG GCTCATGGCAGGATTACTATAGGTGGAGGGGCCTCGGCTTGGACTCCCCCATGGCTGTGCTTCTCACCTACCCACTGACTGTGTACTACGTCATCACCCACCTGGTGCCCCAGTCCT TCCCTGAGCTCAACATCCAGAACAAGCAGTCACTGAAAATCCACGTGGTGGAGGCCGGGAAGGAGTTTGACCTGGTCATGGTGTTTTGG GAGCTCTTGGTCCTGCTCCCCCACGTGGCCCTAGAGCTGCAGTTTGTGGGCGACGGCCTGCCCCCCGAGAGTGACCAGCAGCATTTTACCCTGCAGAGG GATGGCCCAGAAGTGTCTGTCCGTCCTGGTTCCGGGGTATCGGGGCGGCTCAGCTCCGGGACCAAGGAGAAGGGGGGCCGCAGGGACCTGCAGATCAAGGTGTCTGCACGGCCCTACCACCTGCTCCAGGGGCCCAAACCTGACCTGGTTATCG GGTTTAACTCCGGCTTCGGTCTCAAGGACACCTGGCTGAGCTCGCTGCCCCGGCTccag TCCCTCCGAGTGCCAGCCTTCTTCACCGAGAGCAGCGAGTACGGCTGTGTGATGGACGACCAGACCATGGCGGTGGCCACGGGAGGGGGCACCAGCCCCCCGAGGCCCAATCCCTTCCGCTCCCCTTTTCGCCTGCGAGCGGCCGACAACTGCATGCCCTG GTACTGCAACGCCTTCATCTTCCACCTGGTCTACAAGCCCCCGCAGGGGGGCGGGGCCCGCCCGGCGCCGGGTCCCgcgccccaggccccgccccccgccgcgccccccgcccccgcccgcagACGCCGAGGGGAGAAGAAACCTGGGCGGGGGGCCCGCCGGCGCAGGTGA
- the GLTPD2 gene encoding glycolipid transfer protein domain-containing protein 2 isoform X1 has product MGVALLTQVSRRYFRHAIPLAVLSLLLLYLCARSFREWSLPSSALGGTRNPSAGDLRPPPRAFTARPRPSPGVVSGCRSWAQSCNPEGPPPVQVRRQSGPLEAPKWKEPPCEGPQGVLGRVMEPFRASLNPEGDLALSQYLAGWRALVRFLTPLGSIFAFATDEASAKVTALEARVHGPEAVHYSSLAAMAAWERRAGLLERPGVAPRDPARSSGSRTLLLLHRALRWSQLCLHRVAAATPGGPDAGVQCGDAYRTALAPHHPWLVRQAARLAFLAFPGRGRWLGLACPGAGETEARAALARAAATLEAVYNRTQGLLAERGLLGLA; this is encoded by the exons ATGGGGGTCGCGCTGCTAACACAGGTGTCTCGGCGCTACTTCCGCCACGCGATTCCTCTTGCTGTCCTCTCGCTGCTGCTGCTTTATCTCTGTGCTCGGAGCTTTCGTGAGTGGTCCCTCCCCTCATCTGCCCTGGGAGGCACCAGGAACCCAAGCGCTGGGGACCTAAGGCCCCCTCCTCGAGCCTTCACCGCTCGGCCTCGCCCCTCCCCAGGCGTCGTTTCAGGGTGCAGGTCCTGGGCACAGTCCTGCAATCCCGAAGGACCGCCGCCTGTCCAG GTCCGGCGGCAATCGGGCCCCCTGGAGGCCCCCAAGTGGAAAGAGCCTCCGTGTGAGGGCCCCCAGGGGGTGCTGGGCCGCGTGATGGAGCCGTTTCGCGCCAGTCTGAACCCCGAAGGCGACTTGGCATTGTCGCAGTACCTGGCCGGATGGAGGGCGCTGGTCAG GTTCCTAACTCCCCTCGGTTCCATCTTCGCCTTCGCCACGGACGAGGCCTCCGCCAAGGTGACAGCCCTAGAGGCTCGGGTGCACGGCCCGGAGGCGGTGCACTACTCGTCGCTGGCGGCCATGGCGGCGTGGGAGCGGCGGGCGGGACTGCTGGAGCGGCCCGGGGTCGCCCCCCGAGACCCGGCCAGGTCCTCGGGCTCACGGACCCTGCTCTTGCTGCACCGAGCGCTGCgctggtcccagctctgcctccaccGGGTGGCGGCCGCGACGCCCGGAGGCCCGGACGCCGGCGTGCAGTGCGGCGACGCGTACCGCACGGCCCTGGCCCCGCACCACCCCTGGCTCGTGCGCCAGGCCGCCCGCCTCGCCTTCCTCGCCTTCCCGGGTCGCGGCCGCTGGCTCGGGCTGGCGTGTCCGGGGGCCGGGGAGACGGAGGCGCGGGCCGCGCTGGCGCGGGCGGCGGCCACCCTGGAGGCCGTCTACAACCGCACCCAGGGCCTGCTGGCCGAGCGCGGGCTGCTCGGGCTGGCCTGA
- the VMO1 gene encoding vitelline membrane outer layer protein 1 homolog, translating into MDKGASAKLLLLLLPWATCYGHATADHLSGYTSVIEVTNGGPWGDWAWPEMCPDGFFASGFSLKVEPPQGIPGDDTALNGIRLHCSRGNAERNTQVVESQSGRWGAWSEPQWCPGGGFLVAFSLRVEAPMAPGDNTAANNVRFRCSDGTELEGPGLAWGDFGEWSKACPKGVCGLQTKVERPRGLRDDTALNDVRFFCCRS; encoded by the exons ATGGACAAGGGTGCCTCAGccaagctgctgctgctgctgctgccgtgGGCCACCTGCTACGGACATGCAACAGCCGACCACCTGAGCGGCTACACGTCGGTCATCGAGGTGACCAACGGGGGACCCTGGGGCGACTGGGCCTGGCCTGAGATGTGTCCCGATGGATTCTTCGCCAGCGGGTTCTCGCTCAAG gtGGAGCCCCCCCAAGGCATTCCTGGCGACGACACTGCTTTGAACGGGATCCGACTGCACTGCTCACGCGGGAACGCGGAGCGCAACACGCAGGTGGTGGAGTCCCAGTCCGGCAG GTGGGGCGCGTGGAGTGAGCCACAGTGGTGTCCCGGCGGTGGCTTCCTCGTGGCTTTCTCGCTTCGCGTGGAGGCACCCATGGCCCCCGGGGACAACACGGCGGCCAACAACGTACGCTTCCGCTGCTCCGACGGCACGGAGCTGGAGGGGCCCGGCCTGGCCTGGGGCGACTTTGGAGAATGGAGTAAGGCCTGCCCCAAAGGCGTGTGCGGTTTGCAGACCAAGGTCGAGCGGCCGAGGGGCCTCCGAGACGACACCGCCCTGAACGACGTGCGTTTTTTCTGCTGTCGGAGTTGA
- the TM4SF5 gene encoding transmembrane 4 L6 family member 5 isoform X1, with amino-acid sequence MCTGKCARCVGLTLIPLSLLCILANALLLVPGGKTTWTDGHLSLQVWLMAGFIGGGLMVLCPGIAAVRAGGKGCCGAGCCGNRCRMLRSVFSSAFGTLGAIYCLSVSGVGLRTGPKCLINGQWDYHFKDVPGSYLRNRTLWDACEEPPRVVYWNVTLFSLLVFASCLELVLCGVQLVNASLGVFCGDCRKKEVGRRGGEPGRGPPGSLAASSPRLSRRAPLAEAPPAALLAPGRRRPSPPWNKPLSFRARARLRLRPLRWGGSGGGWGGTSQGLQTCLTSGRSSVGPRKFS; translated from the exons ATGTGCACTGGGAAGTGTGCGCGCTGCGTGGGCCTCACCCTCATCCCCCTGTCCCTGCTCTGCATCCTGGCCAACGCCCTCCTGCTGGTGCCAGGCGGCAAGACCACCTGGACCGACGGCCACCTCAGCCTGCAAGTGTGGCTCATGGCCGGCTTCATCGGCGGGGGCCTGATG GTGCTGTGTCCCGGCATCGCCGCCGTCCGCGCAGGGGGCAAGGGCTGCTGCGGCGCGGGCTGCTGTGGAAATCGTTGCAGG ATGCTGCGCTCCGTCTTCTCCTCGGCCTTCGGGACGCTGGGCGCCATCTACTGCCTCTCGGTGTCGGGAGTCGGGCTCCGAACCGGACCCAAATGCTTAATAAACGGCCAGTGGGACTACCACTTCAAAGACGTCCC AGGCTCCTACTTGCGCAACCGCACGCTGTGGGACGCGTGCGAGGAACCGCCCCGCGTGGTGTACTGGAACGTGACGCTCTTCTCGCTGCTGGTGTTCGCGTCGTGCCTGGAGCTGGTACTGTGCGGGGTGCAGCTGGTGAACGCCAGCCTCGGCGTCTTCTGCGGCGACTGCAGGAAGAAGGAGGTGGGGCGGCGCGGGGGGGAGCCGGGGCGAGGACCTCCTGGCTCCCTGGCCGCGTCCTCACCTCGTCTTTCCCGCAGGGCGCCCCTCGCTGAGGCCCCACCCGCCGCCCTGCTCGCTCCCGGACGCCGCCGGCCCTCCCCGCCCTGGAATAAACCTCTGAGCTTTCGTGCGCGTGCGCGTCTCAGGTTGCGCCCTCTGCGCTggggggggtcggggggtgggtggggggggacgtCCCAGGGCCTCCAGACATGCCTGACCTCGGGGCGCTCCTCTGTGGGCCCCCGCAAGTTTTCTTAA